The Drosophila mauritiana strain mau12 chromosome 2R, ASM438214v1, whole genome shotgun sequence genome has a segment encoding these proteins:
- the LOC117137588 gene encoding acetyl-CoA carboxylase isoform X3 — protein MLLALVELIRMLKRRASKRFVLVESGEDNANGSGSGPGSGSGVVIPQFVAVDCGQNESNNNNNNHVGEMSASISNHNSANNQSSPSLLSVPVVGTLKPSMSRGTGLGQDRHQDRDFHIATTEEFVKRFGGTRVINKVLIANNGIAAVKCMRSIRRWAYEMFKNERAIRFVVMVTPEDLKANAEYIKMADHYVPVPGGSNNNNYANVELIVDIALRTQVQAVWAGWGHASENPKLPELLHKEGLVFLGPPERAMWALGDKVASSIVAQTAEIPTLPWSGSDLKAQYSGKKIKISSELFARGCVTNVEQGLAAVNKIGFPVMIKASEGGGGKGIRRVDTTEEFPALFRQVQAEVPGSPIFVMKLARGARHLEVQLLADQYGNAISLFGRDCSIQRRHQKIIEEAPAIVAQPEVFEDMEKAAVRLAKMVGYVSAGTVEYLYDPEGRYFFLELNPRLQVEHPCTEMVADVNLPAAQLQIGMGIPLYRLKDIRLLYGESPWGSSVIDFENPPNKPRPSGHVIAARITSENPDEGFKPSSGTVQELNFRSSKNVWGYFSVAASGGLHEFADSQFGHCFSWGENRQQARENLVIALKELSIRGDFRTTVEYLITLLETNRFLDNSIDTAWLDALIAERVQSEKPDILLGVMCGSLHIADRQITESFSSFQTSLEKGQIQAANTLTNVVDVELINDGIRYKVQAAKSGANSYFLLMNSSFKEIEVHRLSDGGLLISLEGASYTTYMKEEVDRYRIVIGNQTCVFEKENDPSLLRSPSAGKLINMIVEDGAHVSKGQAFAEIEVMKMVMTLTSQEAGTVTFVRRPGAVLDAGSLLGHLELDDPSLVTKAQPFKGQFLQPENAPVPEKLNRVHNTYKSILENTLAGYCLPEPFNAQRLRDIIEKFMQSLRDPSLPLLELQEVIASISGRIPISVEKKIRKLMTLYERNITSVLAQFPSQQIASVIDSHAATLQKRADRDVFFLTTQSIVQLVQRYRNGIRGRMKAAVHELLRQYYDVESQFQYGHYDKCVGLVREHNKDDMQTVVNTIFSHSQVAKKNLLVTLLIDHLWANEPGLTDELANTLSELTSLNRAEHSRVALRSRQVLIAAHQPAYELRHNQMESIFLSAVDMYGHDFHPENLQRLILSETSIFDILHDFFYHSNRAVCNAALEVYVRRAYTSYELTCLQHLELSGGLPLVHFQFLLPTAHPNRLFSRMSSPDGLDQAAAESLGNSFVRTGAIAAFDSFEHFEMYSDEILDLLEDFVSPAMVNAKVLEAVEAADSISDSRHSTSINVSLSDPVTRANAAEEAKSTEPIHIVSVAVRETGELDDLQMAQIFGNYCQEHNEELFQRRIRRITFAALKKRQFPKFFTFRARDKFTEDRIYRHLEPASAFHLELNRMKTYDLEALPTANQKMHLYLGKAKVSKGQEVTDYRFFIRSIIRHSDLITKEASFEYLQNEGERVLLEAMDELEVAFSHPHAKRTDCNHIFLNFVPTVIMDPAKIEESVTKMIMRYGPRLWKLRVLQAELKMVIRQSPQSPTQAVRLCIANDSGYFLDISMYTEQTEPETGIIKFKAYGEKQGSLHGHPISTPYMTKDFLQQKRFQAQSNGTTYVYDVPDMFRQMTERHWREFSKARPTVDIRTPDKILIECKELVLEGDNLVEMQRLPGENNCGMVAWRIVLATPEYPNGREIIVIANDLTYLIGSFGIKEDVLFAKASQLARQLKVPRIYISVNSGARIGLAEEVKAMFKIAWEDPEEPDKGFKYLYLSTEDYAQVANLNSVRAILIEDEGEQRYKITDIIGKDDGLGVENLRYAGLIAGETSQAYEEIVTIAMVTCRTIGIGSYVVRLGQRVIQIDNSHIILTGYAALNKLLGRKVYASNNQLGGTQIMFNNGVTHKTEAIDLDGVYTILDWLSYIPAYIGCDLPIVLPSDRIERPVDFMPTKSPYDPRWMLGGRVNPVNANDWENGFFDRDSWSEIMASWAKTVVTGRARLGGVPVGVIAVETRTVEVEMPADPANLDSEAKTLQQAGQVWYPDSSYKTAQAIKDFGREELPLIVFANWRGFSGGMKDMYEQIVKFGAYIVDGLREYKKPVLIYLPPNAELRGGAWAVLDSLINPRYMETYADPEARGGVLEPEGIVEIKYKEKDLVKTIHRLDPTTIGLKKELDEANASGDKVRAAQVDEKIKARIAVLMHVYHTVAVHFADLHDTPERMLEKECISEIVPWRDSRRWLYWRLRRLLLEDAYIKKILRAQDNLSVGQAKQMLRRWLVEEKGATEAYLWDKNEEMVSWYEEQINAESIVSRNVNSVRRDAIISTISKMLEDCPDVALDAVVGLCQGLTPVNRGVVVRTLAQMQLNEETSNSNQG, from the exons ATGCTATTGGCCCTCGTGGAGCTCATTAGAATGTTGAAGCGTCGCGCCAGCAAGCGTTTCGTACTTGTTGAGTCCGGTGAAGATAATGCCAACGGTTCCGGATCGGGCCCGGGCTCGGGATCAGGAGTGGTTATACCCCAATTTGTGGCCGTGGATTGCGGGCAGAAcgagagcaacaacaataacaacaaccaTGTCGGCGAGATGAGTGCCAGCATCAGCAATCACAATAGCGCCAACAACCAGTCGTCGCCATCGCTGCTCAGCGTGCCCGTGGTGGGAACCCTCAA GCCGAGTATGTCGCGTGGCACAGGGCTGGGCCAGGACCGGCACCAGGATCGCGACTTCCACATCGCCACCACCGAGGAGTTCGTGAAGCGCTTCGGCGGCACCCGAGTGATCAACAAGGTCCTGATTGCCAACAACGGTATCGCGGCCGTCAAGTGCATGCGATCCATCCGGAGATGGGCGTACGAAATGTTCAAGAACGAGCGAGCCATCAGGTTTGTGGTGATGGTCACTCCGGAGGATCTGAAGGCGAATGCCGAATACATTAAGATGGCGGATCACTATGTGCCCGTGCCCGGCGGAtcgaacaacaacaactacgcCAATGTCGAGCTCATCGTGGACATTGCTCTTCGCACCCAAGTGCAG GCCGTGTGGGCTGGTTGGGGTCATGCCTCCGAGAACCCGAAGCTGCCGGAGCTGCTCCACAAAGAGGGTCTGGTGTTCCTTGGCCCTCCGGAACGTGCCATGTGGGCGCTTGGCGACAAGGTGGCCTCCTCGATTGTGGCCCAAACTGCCGAAATTCCCACCCTGCCGTGGTCCGGATCGGACCTGAAGGCCCAGTACAGTGGCAAGAAGATCAAAATTTCCAGTGAGCTCTTCGCCCGCGGCTGTGTGACCAATGTGGAACAGGGTCTGGCCGCAGTTAACAAGATTG GCTTCCCCGTAATGATCAAGGCATCGGAAGGAGGTGGTGGCAAGGGTATTCGCCGCGTGGACACCACTGAGGAGTTCCCCGCCCTGTTCCGCCAGGTTCAAGCTGAGGTGCCCGGCTCACCGATTTTCGTGATGAAGCTGGCACGCGGAGCTCGCCACTTGGAGGTGCAACTGCTGGCGGATCAGTACGGCAATGCCATTAGCTTGTTTGGCCGTGACTGCTCCATCCAGCGTCGTCATCAAAAAATTATTGAGGAAGCTCCTGCCATCGTGGCCCAGCCAGAGGTGTTCGAGGACATGGAAAAGGCCGCCGTGCGTCTGGCCAAGATGGTGGGTTACGTCAGCGCGGGAACTGTGGAGTATCTATATGATCCGGAGGGTCGCTACTTCTTCCTGGAGCTGAACCCCCGTCTGCAGGTGGAGCATCCGTGTACGGAGATGGTGGCCGATGTGAATCTTCCCGCTGCTCAGCTGCAAATTGGAATGGGAATTCCCCTTTACCGGCTTAAGGACATCCGTCTGCTGTACGGAGAGTCTCCGTGGGGCTCCTCAGTCATTGACTTCGAAAATCCACCGAACAAACCGCGCCCCTCCGGACATGTTATCGCTGCTCGTATCACCTCGGAGAACCCCGACGAGGGCTTCAAGCCCAGTTCTGGAACCGTTCAGGAGCTTAACTTCCGCTCGAGCAAGAATGTGTGGGGCTACTTCAGTGTGGCTGCCAGTGGAGGATTGCACGAGTTCGCGGACTCACAGTTTGGGCATTGTTTCTCCTGGGGCGAGAACCGTCAGCAGGCTCGAGAGAACCTGGTGATTGCCCTGAAGGAGCTGTCCATTCGAGGTGATTTCCGAACCACGGTGGAGTACCTGATCACTCTGCTGGAAACGAATCGGTTCCTCGACAACAGCATCGACACCGCCTGGCTAGATGCCTTGATCGCAGAGCGTGTGCAATCCGAGAAGCCTGATATCCTGTTGGGCGTAATGTGCGGATCGCTGCACATCGCAGATCGTCAAATTACTGAGAGCTTCTCCAGCTTCCAGACCTCTCTGGAGAAAGGTCAGATCCAAGCAGCGAACACCCTGACGAACGTGGTGGATGTTGAGCTAATCAACGATGGCATCCGTTACAAGGTGCAGGCCGCCAAGAGCGGAGCCAACTCGTACTTCCTGCTGATGAACAGCTCGTTCAAGGAGATCGAGGTGCACCGCCTCTCCGACGGAGGTTTGCTCATCTCTTTGGAAGGCGCCTCCTACACCACGTACATGAAGGAGGAAGTGGATCGCTACCGCATTGTGATTGGCAACCAGACATGTGTCTTCGAAAAGGAGAACGATCCATCGCTGCTGCGCAGTCCGTCTGCCGGAAAGCTCATCAACATGATTGTGGAAGATGGCGCACATGTAAGCAAGGGCCAGGCCTTTGCTGAGATTGAGGTGATGAAGATGGTGATGACCCTTACGTCCCAGGAGGCAGGCACAGTAACGTTTGTGCGTCGACCAGGAGCTGTTCTGGATGCGGGATCCCTTTTGGGCCACTTGGAGCTGGACGATCCATCGCTGGTGACGAAAGCACAGCCCTTCAAGGGTCAGTTCCTGCAGCCAGAGAATGCACCGGTGCCCGAGAAACTAAACAGGGTGCACAATACTTACAAGAGCATCCTTGAAAACACACTGGCTGGTTACTGCCTGCCGGAACCGTTCAATGCGCAGAGACTGAGAGACATTATCGAGAAATTCATGCAAAGCTTGCGGGATCCCTCGTTGCCGCTGTTGGAGCTGCAAGAAGTTATCGCCTCCATCTCAGGTCGCATACCCATATCCGTGGAGAAGAAGATCCGGAAACTGATGACGCTGTACGAGCGAAACATAACTAGTGTGCTGGCCCAATTCCCCTCGCAGCAGATCGCCAGTGTTATTGACAGCCATGCGGCCACGCTGCAGAAGCGCGCTGACCGAGATGTCTTCTTCCTGACCACCCAGAGCATTGTGCAGCTGGTGCAGCGCTACAGGAACGGAATCCGCGGCAGAATGAAGGCCGCCGTTCATGAGCTACTGCGTCAGTACTACGATGTAGAGTCGCAGTTCCAGTATGGACACTACGACAAATGCGTGGGACTGGTGCGGGAGCACAACAAGGACGACATGCAGACGGTGGTCAACACCATCTTCTCGCACTCTCAGGTGGCAAAGAAGAATCTGCTGGTCACTCTGCTCATTGATCACCTGTGGGCCAACGAACCTGGACTAACGGACGAATTGGCCAACACGCTAAGTGAATTGACCTCTTTGAATCGAGCCGAGCACTCTAGGGTTGCTCTGCGTTCCCGCCAAGTTCTGATCGCTGCCCACCAGCCGGCCTATGAGCTGCGCCACAACCAAATGGAGTCGATCTTCCTCTCCGCCGTTGACATGTACGGCCATGACTTCCACCCCGAGAACCTTCAGCGCCTGATTCTGTCGGAGACCTCAATCTTTGACATCCTGCACGACTTCTTCTACCACTCTAATCGGGCAGTGTGCAATGCTGCTCTGGAAGTCTATGTGAGGAGAGCTTACACTTCGTACGAGCTGACCTGCTTGCAGCATTTGGAACTCTCCGGTGGCCTGCCGCTGGTGCACTTCCAGTTCCTCCTCCCCACAGCTCACCCGAACAGACTGTTCTCGCGCATGTCCTCCCCCGATGGATTGGATCAGGCAGCGGCAGAGTCCTTGGGAAACTCATTCGTGCGCACCGGAGCGATAGCAGCCTTTGACTCCTTCGAACACTTTGAGATGTACTCGGACGAGATTCTGGATCTGCTCGAAGACTTTGTCTCGCCAGCCATGGTTAACGCCAAGGTCCTGGAAGCCGTAGAGGCAGCGGATTCCATCTCGGACAGCCGACACAGCACCTCGATCAATGTGTCGTTGTCGGATCCCGTAACCCGGGCGAATGCTGCCGAGGAGGCCAAGTCCACCGAACCGATTCACATTGTTAGTGTGGCTGTGAGAGAAACGGGCGAGTTGGATGACCTGCAAATGGCCCAgatctttggaaattattgcCAAGAGCATAACGAGGAGCTCTTCCAGCGACGCATTCGTAGGATTACATTTGCTGCTCTGAAGAAGCGGCAATTCCCCAAGTTCTTCACGTTCAGAGCCAGGGATAAGTTCACGGAGGATCGTATTTACCGGCATCTGGAGCCAGCATCTGCTTTCCATCTGGAGCTGAACCGCATGAAGACGTACGATCTGGAGGCTCTGCCCACGGCTAACCAGAAGATGCACCTGTACCTTGGCAAGGCCAAGGTGTCGAAAGGTCAAGAGGTCACGGACTACCGCTTCTTCATTCGCTCGATCATCCGTCACTCGGATCTGATTACCAAGGAAGCCTCTTTCGAGTATCTGCAAAACGAAGGAGAGCGCGTGCTCCTGGAGGCCATGGATGAGCTGGAGGTGGCATTCTCGCATCCGCACGCCAAGCGCACCGACTGCAACCACATCTTCCTGAACTTTGTGCCCACCGTCATCATGGATCCGGCTAAGATCGAGGAGTCTGTGACAAAGATGATTATGCGATATGGTCCGCGTCTGTGGAAGCTGCGTGTATTGCAGGCTGAGCTGAAGATGGTCATCCGCCAGTCACCACAGTCACCCACTCAGGCAGTGCGTCTGTGCATTGCAAATGACTCCGGCTACTTCCTGGATATTTCGATGTACACCGAGCAAACAGAACCAGAGACAGGAATC ATTAAGTTCAAGGCCTACGGTGAGAAGCAGGGATCTCTGCACGGACATCCCATTTCCACGCCCTACATGACCAAGGACTTCCTGCAGCAGAAACGTTTCCAGGCGCAGTCCAACGGTACCACCTATGTCTATGATGTGCCCGACATGTTCCGCCAGATGACCGAGCGTCACTGGAGAGAATTCTCCAAGGCTCGTCCCACCGTGGACATTCGCACTCCGGACAAGATTTTGATCGAGTGCAAGGAGCTGGTCCTCGAGGGCGACAACCTTGTAGAGATGCAGCGTCTGCCGGGTGAGAACAAT TGCGGCATGGTGGCTTGGCGCATTGTCTTGGCTACTCCCGAATATCCGAATGGCCGCGAGATCATTGTTATAGCCAACGATCTCACCTACTTGATTGGTTCCTTTGGAATTAAGGAGGACGTTCTGTTTGCCAAGGCTTCCCAATTGGCTCGCCAACTCAAAGTACCGAGG ATATACATCTCCGTTAACAGCGGTGCCCGCATCGGACTTGCTGAGGAGGTTAAAGCTATGTTCAAGATCGCATGGGAGGATCCAGAGGAGCCAGATAAGGGTTTCAAGTACCTCTACTTGAGCACCGAGGACTACGCTCAGGTGGCCAACCTGAACTCGGTGAGGGCTATCCTGATCGAGGACGAGGGCGAGCAGCGTTACaagattaccgacatcatcgGCAAGGACGATGGTCTGGGCGTGGAGAACCTGCGCTACGCCGGCTTGATTGCCGGTGAAACGTCGCAGGCCTACGAGGAGATTGTTACCATCGCTATGGTTACCTGCCGCACTATTGGCATTGGATCCTATGTGGTGCGCCTGGGTCAGCGCGTTATCCAGATCGATAATTCACACATTATACTCACTGGCTACGCTGCGCTCAACAAG CTGCTTGGACGCAAGGTGTATGCCTCTAATAATCAGTTGGGTGGCACACAGATCATGTTTAACAACGGAGTCACCCACAAAACAGAGGCCATCGACTTGGACGGTGTCTACACCATCCTCGACTGGCTCTCGTACATCCCCGCGTACATCGGTTGTGACCTGCCCATCGTTTTGCCCAGCGATCGTATCGAACGCCCTGTGGACTTCATGCCCACCAAGTCGCCCTACGATCCGCGTTGGATGCTAGGCGGTCGTGTGAATCCTGTGAACGCGAATGATTGGGAGAACGGATTCTTTGATCGGGACTCGTGGAGCGAAATCATGGCCTCGTGGGCCAAGACAGTGGTCACTGGTCGCGCCCGTCTAGGCGGAGTCCCCGTGGGCGTAATAGCCGTTGAGACCCGCACCGTAGAAGTGGAGATGCCCGCCGATCCTGCCAATCTCGATTCGGAAGCCAAGACCCTGCAGCAGGCAGGTCAGGTGTGGTACCCCGACTCCTCGTACAAAACAGCACAAGCAATCAAAGATTTTGGACGAGAGGAGTTGCCGCTGATTGTTTTCGCAAATTGGCGAGGCTTTTCCGGCGGCATGAAGGACATGTACGAGCAAATCGTCAAGTTCGGAGCATACATCGTCGACGGCTTGCGGGAGTACAAGAAGCCTGTGCTCATCTATCTGCCGCCCAACGCCGAGCTGCGAGGTGGAGCCTGGGCCGTGCTGGATTCCCTCATTAACCCGCGCTACATGGAAACGTATGCCGATCCAGAGGCCAGAGGAGGAGTTCTCGAGCCGGAGGGCATTGTGGAAATAAAGTACAAAGAGAAGGATCTGGTCAAGACGATTCACCGCTTGGATCCGACCACCATTGGG CTGAAAAAGGAGCTCGATGAGGCAAATGCGTCTGGCGACAAGGTCAGGGCTGCTCAGGTGGACGAAAAGATCAAGGCCCGCATCGCTGTGCTTATGCACGTCTACCACACGGTAGCAGTTCACTTTGCCGACCTGCACGACACGCCGGAGCGAATGCTAGAGAAGGAGTGTATCAGTGAGATTGTGCCTTGGCGCGATTCCCGCCGCTGGCTGTACTGGCGTCTGCGACGTCTGCTGTTGGAGGACGCGTATATTAAGAAGATTCTGCGCGCTCAGGACAACCTCTCCGTGGGTCAGGCCAAGCAGATGCTGCGTCGTTGGCTGGTAGAGGAGAAGGGTGCCACAGAG GCTTATCTGTGGGACAAAAACGAAGAAATGGTGTCTTGGTATGAGGAGCAAATCAATGCCGAATCTATTGTTTCTCGCAACGTGAACTCCGTGAGACGGGATGCCATTATTTCTACCATTTCGAAAATGCTCGAG GACTGTCCCGACGTAGCGCTGGACGCTGTAGTGGGTCTTTGCCAAGGTCTGACGCCCGTGAATCGTGGCGTGGTCGTACGCACACTAGCCCAGATGCAGCTGAATGAGGAGACCTCTAACAGCAACCAGGGATGA